The following are encoded together in the Terriglobia bacterium genome:
- a CDS encoding AAA family ATPase yields MHILALVNQKGGCGKTTTAIQLASALAALGHRTVLVDLDPQGHSTLGVGASAPAREASLARVLSRSGLEEDALPITEILVKVAENLSLAPSGAELAELEPELARAPGGEERLAEHLAALTGFADRVIIDGPPSLGLLTLNSLMAAHEVVAPVEPSLYSMHGLVRLVELVQLLAERKHHRARVRVLVNAYDGRSNFARQTVEEIRRTFPEQTLLTVIRSSVRVREAAARGLPVDRHAPHASIVEDYRALAAELERSRVAVEAPTIDQAQGLTVAREGLYLSRHDVAPEDVLLAGDFNAWEPDRGVLLEKHDDGSWTKFLPLKPGRYEYKLVVGGRWIADPLNPRQVTNAVGSKNSVLEV; encoded by the coding sequence GTGCACATCCTCGCTCTCGTGAATCAGAAGGGCGGCTGCGGCAAGACCACCACGGCGATCCAGCTCGCATCCGCTCTGGCCGCCCTGGGGCACCGCACCGTGCTGGTCGACCTCGACCCCCAGGGGCACTCGACGCTGGGGGTGGGGGCCTCCGCCCCAGCCCGAGAGGCCTCGCTGGCAAGGGTCCTGTCGCGATCCGGCTTGGAAGAGGACGCGCTCCCGATCACCGAGATCCTCGTCAAGGTCGCCGAAAACCTGTCTCTGGCCCCTTCCGGCGCGGAGCTGGCCGAGCTGGAGCCCGAGCTCGCGAGGGCACCGGGAGGCGAGGAGCGGCTCGCGGAGCACCTCGCGGCGCTCACGGGCTTCGCGGATCGCGTGATCATCGACGGGCCACCCTCGCTCGGCCTGTTGACGCTGAACTCCCTCATGGCGGCCCACGAGGTCGTGGCCCCGGTCGAGCCGAGCCTCTATTCGATGCACGGCCTCGTCCGTCTGGTCGAGCTGGTGCAACTGCTCGCGGAGCGCAAGCACCACCGTGCCCGCGTGAGGGTCCTGGTGAACGCTTACGACGGCCGGTCGAATTTCGCGCGGCAGACCGTCGAGGAGATCCGGAGGACCTTCCCCGAGCAGACCCTCCTGACCGTGATCCGATCGAGCGTGCGGGTCCGCGAGGCTGCCGCGCGGGGCCTCCCGGTCGACCGCCACGCTCCCCACGCGTCCATCGTCGAAGACTATCGAGCGCTCGCCGCGGAGCTCGAGCGCTCGAGGGTCGCGGTCGAAGCGCCGACCATCGATCAGGCTCAGGGGCTCACGGTGGCGCGGGAGGGGCTCTACCTGTCGAGGCACGACGTGGCGCCGGAGGACGTGCTGCTGGCCGGCGACTTCAACGCCTGGGAACCGGACCGCGGGGTGCTGCTCGAGAAGCACGACGACGGCAGCTGGACCAAGTTCCTGCCGCTAAAGCCGGGCCGGTACGAGTACAAGCTCGTGGTCGGCGGCCGCTGGATCGCGGACCCGCTGAACCCGCGGCAGGTCACGAACGCGGTCGGATCGAAGAACTCGGTGCTGGAGGTCTGA
- a CDS encoding 4-hydroxy-3-methylbut-2-enyl diphosphate reductase — protein sequence MGEPTYVNRGFGLKQAITGRLSRDYHSEMVERMRGEGLRLDVGDLSFRLAQEFGFCYGVDRAVEYAYETREKFPDRRIFVVGEIIHNPGVNRRLQDMGIRLLEGSAGFAELLRRDVVILPAFGVPLGEMDALRATGAVLVDTTCGSVLNVWKNVENYAHDGFTALIHGKYEHEETRATSSRALKHPEGRYIVVRDRVQTEVVCDHIGGRVDRDGFLHLFADAISPGFDPERDLERIGCANQTTMLSSESLAIAGRVRAAMIARWGADEAAKRFRSFDTICSATQERQDALVALLGEVRLDLMVVIGGYNSSNTTHLVEIAIAKAPTYHIRSAEGLESAERIRHQPLGSGREGVSAGWLPEGPVTIGLTAGASTPDIEIENVIRRIASFRGIDV from the coding sequence ATGGGCGAGCCCACCTACGTCAACCGGGGCTTCGGCCTGAAGCAGGCCATCACCGGGCGGCTCTCCCGCGACTACCACAGCGAGATGGTGGAGCGGATGCGGGGCGAGGGGCTGAGGCTCGACGTCGGCGACCTGTCGTTCCGCCTCGCCCAGGAATTCGGATTCTGCTACGGCGTGGACCGCGCCGTGGAGTACGCGTACGAGACCCGCGAGAAGTTCCCGGATCGGCGGATCTTCGTCGTCGGCGAGATCATCCACAACCCGGGAGTGAACCGGCGGCTCCAGGACATGGGAATCCGGCTCCTCGAGGGGAGCGCCGGGTTCGCCGAGCTCCTACGCCGCGACGTGGTCATCCTGCCCGCGTTCGGCGTTCCCCTCGGCGAGATGGACGCGCTGCGCGCGACCGGCGCCGTCCTCGTGGACACGACGTGCGGCTCGGTGCTCAACGTCTGGAAGAACGTCGAGAATTACGCCCACGACGGGTTCACCGCGCTGATCCACGGCAAGTACGAGCACGAGGAGACCCGCGCCACGTCGTCCCGGGCGCTGAAGCACCCTGAGGGGCGGTACATCGTGGTGAGGGACCGGGTCCAGACCGAGGTGGTCTGCGACCACATCGGGGGGCGAGTCGATCGGGACGGCTTCCTGCACCTCTTCGCGGACGCGATCTCCCCGGGATTCGACCCGGAACGCGACCTCGAGCGGATCGGATGCGCCAACCAGACCACGATGCTCTCCAGCGAGTCGCTCGCCATCGCCGGCCGCGTTCGCGCGGCGATGATCGCGAGGTGGGGGGCCGACGAGGCGGCGAAGCGCTTCCGCTCCTTCGACACCATCTGCAGCGCCACCCAGGAGCGGCAGGACGCGCTGGTCGCCCTGCTGGGGGAGGTGCGGCTGGACCTGATGGTCGTGATCGGTGGGTACAACTCTTCCAACACCACCCACCTGGTGGAGATCGCGATCGCGAAGGCTCCCACGTACCACATCAGGTCCGCCGAAGGTCTGGAAAGCGCGGAGCGGATCCGGCACCAGCCCCTGGGGAGCGGCCGGGAGGGCGTCTCCGCGGGCTGGCTGCCCGAGGGCCCCGTGACCATCGGTCTCACGGCCGGCGCATCGACACCCGACATCGAGATCGAGAACGTGATCCGCCGGATCGCGTCGTTCCGCGGCATCGACGTCTGA
- a CDS encoding transglycosylase SLT domain-containing protein, with protein sequence MSIVRITVAGFCAALLMGAAITFSRAEEPGTDPAAASAVPAPKAAPADPFPAPSGLLEQVEFWKQVFATLSLSQVAIHDVDHPALVYETVTLPGEVGEGYSRAQREIVRARQRKIETALARMERKIAAREELTDEEKELALKITTTAGIASIEGAHTRLRSQRGLRERFRRGLEISGRYDAEFRRVFREANLPEDLAFLPHVESSFQASARSSAGALGIWQFTRPAARKFMLYCSALDERLDPVAAARGAARYLRDAYETLGDWSLAVTSYNHGVEGMARARARFGTDFDRIAREYNGKHFGFASRNFYAEFLAVREIARDPVRFFPEGIRYEPPLAQDRVVLDKRTTPVQVARAYGVPLGDLTALNPAWTRRAVRDGQALPAGTEVWLPQGTIGRLSAPKDAAKAAPPAVASQSAAEAPKPPAGRVPGARAADAVASAIVHVVRRGETLFKIAAAYGVSVTDLLGLNQLTPGSVLHPGQRLRVPTAP encoded by the coding sequence ATGTCCATTGTTCGAATCACGGTCGCGGGTTTCTGCGCCGCGCTCCTCATGGGCGCGGCGATCACGTTCTCCCGGGCCGAGGAGCCCGGCACGGACCCGGCGGCAGCGTCCGCCGTCCCCGCGCCGAAGGCGGCGCCCGCCGACCCGTTCCCCGCGCCCTCGGGCCTCCTCGAGCAAGTGGAATTCTGGAAGCAGGTGTTCGCGACCTTGAGCCTCAGCCAGGTCGCGATCCACGATGTCGACCACCCCGCGCTCGTGTACGAGACCGTGACGCTCCCGGGAGAGGTCGGAGAGGGGTACTCACGGGCCCAGCGGGAGATCGTCCGCGCCCGGCAGAGGAAGATCGAGACCGCTCTTGCCCGGATGGAGCGGAAGATCGCGGCGCGGGAGGAGCTCACCGACGAGGAGAAGGAGCTCGCCCTCAAGATCACGACGACGGCGGGGATCGCTTCGATCGAGGGAGCCCACACGCGCTTGCGCTCCCAGCGCGGGCTTAGGGAGCGGTTTCGCCGAGGGCTCGAGATCAGCGGCCGCTACGACGCGGAATTCCGCCGCGTGTTCCGCGAGGCGAACCTGCCGGAGGACCTCGCGTTCCTGCCGCACGTGGAATCCTCGTTCCAGGCCTCAGCACGCTCGTCCGCCGGCGCCTTGGGCATCTGGCAGTTCACCCGGCCGGCCGCCCGGAAGTTCATGCTCTACTGTTCCGCGCTCGACGAGCGGCTCGATCCGGTGGCGGCGGCCCGCGGCGCCGCACGGTATCTGAGGGACGCTTACGAGACGCTGGGGGACTGGTCTCTGGCCGTCACCTCGTACAACCACGGCGTCGAGGGAATGGCGCGGGCCCGGGCGCGATTCGGGACGGACTTCGACCGGATCGCCCGGGAATACAACGGGAAGCACTTCGGCTTCGCCTCGCGGAACTTCTACGCGGAGTTCCTCGCCGTCCGCGAGATCGCGCGCGATCCCGTCCGTTTCTTCCCGGAGGGGATCCGATACGAGCCGCCGCTCGCGCAGGATCGAGTCGTGCTCGATAAGCGGACGACGCCGGTTCAGGTCGCGCGAGCCTACGGCGTGCCGCTCGGCGACCTTACGGCCTTGAATCCGGCCTGGACGCGGCGCGCCGTCCGGGACGGCCAGGCGCTCCCCGCAGGAACGGAAGTCTGGCTTCCCCAGGGAACGATCGGCCGGCTCTCCGCGCCGAAGGACGCTGCAAAGGCCGCACCGCCCGCGGTGGCCTCGCAGTCCGCCGCCGAGGCGCCCAAGCCGCCGGCGGGACGGGTGCCTGGCGCGCGCGCGGCGGACGCCGTCGCCAGCGCGATCGTCCACGTCGTGCGCCGCGGCGAGACGCTGTTCAAGATCGCGGCGGCCTATGGCGTGTCCGTGACCGACCTCCTGGGGCTCAACCAGCTGACTCCGGGTTCCGTCCTCCACCCAGGCCAACGCCTGCGGGTTCCGACCGCGCCCTGA
- a CDS encoding CHAD domain-containing protein — protein sequence MWRFEAEKAAAIDKWLSGPAAGLAVALDAAGAVEEHDLFADTDDRSFHRAGCALRVRRSEGRVEAAMVSLRPGPVATDPVQVPSQDPEGLRRAPDPLGTRVRAVAGPRPLRSVLILRTRRRRFSLRLHGRRRAELEIEEIAARRPDGPPTASWACALLTANEPEDRAVAGLASAMETEFGLAPAGETAFETALARLGIDLPMPPVSGAVSTIAEASVGALAYAVLRRHLGAFLANEPATRLGDDPEALHDMRVASRRLRAALALFEEVLPARARSFRRRLGRIGGALGEVRDLDVQLQQLDEFLRDAPAAERLVMQTYLETVAARRERARRRMLLVLDSPGYARLAASLRAFVEREPARRRLEACRPALAAAPDMILRRYRKVRRIGDRLAPVSPAADWHALRIASKRLRYALEFHAELYGKEASLMIDALVDLQDLLGLHQDAQVAMAHLEDICGPRGRRLARGAAFAMGRVAQRYAQRAEDLRGSFPRIYRGIRGKRWRRLREAMEAARPHA from the coding sequence GTGTGGCGGTTCGAGGCTGAGAAAGCCGCGGCGATCGACAAGTGGCTCTCCGGCCCCGCGGCGGGACTCGCGGTGGCCCTCGACGCCGCGGGCGCGGTCGAGGAGCACGATCTCTTCGCGGACACCGACGACCGGTCCTTCCATCGCGCCGGCTGCGCGCTTCGGGTCCGGCGGAGCGAAGGGCGCGTCGAGGCGGCCATGGTCTCGCTCCGGCCCGGGCCCGTCGCGACCGACCCCGTCCAAGTTCCCTCGCAAGATCCCGAGGGCCTGAGGCGCGCTCCGGATCCCCTGGGGACGCGCGTCCGCGCGGTGGCGGGGCCTCGGCCGCTCCGCTCGGTGCTGATCCTCAGGACCCGGCGGCGCCGGTTCTCGTTGCGGCTCCACGGCCGCCGTCGCGCGGAGCTCGAGATCGAGGAGATCGCCGCCCGACGTCCGGACGGACCCCCGACCGCAAGCTGGGCGTGCGCCCTGCTGACAGCGAACGAGCCTGAAGACCGGGCCGTCGCCGGGCTCGCGTCCGCAATGGAGACGGAGTTCGGGCTCGCCCCGGCCGGCGAGACGGCTTTCGAGACGGCCCTCGCCCGGCTCGGCATCGACCTCCCGATGCCTCCGGTCTCGGGAGCGGTCTCGACGATCGCCGAGGCGTCGGTCGGCGCGCTCGCCTACGCCGTCCTGCGCCGCCACCTCGGGGCGTTCCTGGCGAACGAGCCGGCGACGCGCCTCGGCGACGACCCCGAGGCGCTGCACGACATGCGGGTGGCCTCTCGCCGTCTTCGCGCCGCCCTCGCCCTGTTCGAGGAGGTGCTCCCGGCGCGCGCCCGCTCGTTCCGGCGGAGGCTCGGCCGGATCGGGGGGGCCCTCGGCGAGGTGAGGGACCTCGACGTGCAGCTCCAGCAGCTCGACGAGTTCCTCCGTGACGCGCCGGCGGCGGAGCGGCTCGTGATGCAGACCTACCTCGAGACCGTGGCGGCGCGCCGCGAGCGAGCGCGCCGGAGGATGCTCCTTGTGCTCGACTCCCCCGGGTACGCCCGCCTCGCGGCGTCGCTCCGCGCCTTCGTCGAGCGCGAGCCGGCCCGGCGACGCCTCGAGGCGTGCCGCCCGGCCCTCGCCGCCGCGCCGGACATGATCCTGCGCCGCTACCGAAAGGTCAGGAGGATCGGCGATCGCCTGGCCCCCGTCTCGCCCGCTGCCGACTGGCACGCGCTACGAATCGCCTCGAAGCGCCTCCGCTACGCGCTGGAGTTCCACGCCGAGCTCTACGGCAAAGAGGCGAGCCTCATGATCGACGCGCTGGTGGACCTCCAGGACCTTCTGGGCCTGCACCAGGACGCCCAGGTGGCCATGGCGCATCTCGAGGACATCTGCGGCCCGAGAGGACGGCGCCTGGCGCGCGGCGCGGCGTTCGCCATGGGGAGGGTCGCGCAGCGGTACGCCCAGCGCGCGGAGGACCTGAGAGGCTCGTTTCCCAGGATCTACCGCGGGATTCGCGGGAAGCGGTGGCGGCGTCTGCGGGAGGCGATGGAAGCGGCGCGGCCGCACGCGTGA
- a CDS encoding competence damage-inducible protein A yields the protein MDPRKRPPQRRVVDRRHPEETRSARRRPPAGLAPKVRVEHAGPLHVEIIVVGRELLRGRTVDANASYLAGWLSQRGAIVHRITTVDDHDRSITEAVTEAIERGARLVITTGGLGPTSDDRTLGAVADALRLPLAMHPHAKQMVESSYRRLEQERVVPRSGLTPAREKMCSIPVGGEPIPNETGTAPGVIVRRPGGVTVLCLPGVPGEARAVFHAAIERLREIAPRRAVARREVETPTADESSLRTILDRLAEEFPQVWVKSHAPGLRRADDRIRVTLEAAAETEAEAEAAVESALQRLLSLAGGG from the coding sequence GTGGACCCCAGGAAACGTCCGCCGCAGCGTCGCGTCGTGGACCGGCGGCACCCCGAGGAAACGCGCTCCGCGCGGAGGCGCCCGCCGGCGGGATTGGCGCCGAAGGTACGGGTCGAGCATGCGGGACCGCTCCACGTCGAGATCATCGTGGTGGGGCGCGAGTTGCTCCGCGGCCGAACCGTGGACGCCAACGCGAGCTACCTCGCCGGCTGGCTGAGCCAGCGGGGTGCGATCGTCCACCGAATCACCACGGTGGACGACCACGATCGCTCGATCACCGAGGCCGTCACCGAGGCGATCGAGCGCGGCGCTCGCCTCGTGATCACCACGGGAGGGCTCGGCCCGACCTCCGACGACCGGACCCTCGGCGCGGTCGCCGACGCGCTCCGCCTCCCCCTCGCCATGCACCCCCACGCGAAGCAGATGGTCGAGTCCTCGTACCGCCGCCTCGAGCAGGAGCGGGTGGTGCCCCGATCCGGCCTCACCCCCGCCCGCGAGAAGATGTGCTCGATCCCGGTGGGCGGCGAGCCGATCCCCAACGAGACCGGCACGGCGCCGGGTGTGATCGTTCGCCGGCCGGGCGGCGTGACCGTGCTGTGCCTGCCCGGGGTCCCGGGAGAGGCGCGCGCGGTGTTCCATGCCGCGATCGAGCGCCTTCGGGAGATCGCGCCCAGGCGCGCGGTCGCCCGCCGCGAGGTCGAGACGCCCACCGCGGACGAGTCCTCGCTCCGGACGATCCTCGACCGGCTCGCGGAGGAATTTCCGCAGGTCTGGGTCAAGAGCCACGCCCCGGGACTCCGTCGGGCGGACGACCGGATCCGTGTCACGCTCGAGGCCGCGGCGGAAACCGAGGCCGAGGCCGAGGCGGCGGTGGAGAGCGCTCTCCAGCGCCTGCTCTCGCTTGCCGGCGGCGGCTGA